From a single Pseudomonas cremoricolorata genomic region:
- the lolD gene encoding lipoprotein-releasing ABC transporter ATP-binding protein LolD, which produces MSDKAVLSCRNLGKSYEEGPESVQVLANLQLELLPGERVAIVGSSGSGKSTLLNLLGGLDTPSQGSVWLAGEELSALGERARGLLRNRALGFVYQFHHLLAEFTALENVCMPLLIGRTPIPEARERAEALLKRVGLGHRLSHKPAELSGGERQRVAIARALVNRPGLVMLDEPTGNLDHHTAQGIQELMQELSSASRTAFLVVTHDLNLARQMDRVLRLEDGHLVPI; this is translated from the coding sequence ATGAGTGATAAAGCCGTATTGAGTTGCCGCAACCTGGGCAAGTCCTACGAAGAGGGTCCTGAGTCGGTCCAGGTGCTGGCGAACCTGCAGCTCGAATTGCTGCCGGGCGAGCGCGTGGCCATCGTCGGCAGTTCCGGCTCGGGCAAAAGTACCTTGCTCAACCTGCTCGGCGGCCTCGACACGCCGAGCCAGGGCAGCGTCTGGCTGGCCGGTGAAGAGCTGTCGGCACTCGGTGAGCGGGCCCGCGGCCTGCTGCGCAACCGAGCACTGGGCTTCGTTTATCAGTTCCACCACCTGCTGGCCGAGTTCACCGCGCTGGAGAACGTCTGCATGCCGCTGCTGATCGGCCGCACACCGATCCCCGAGGCGCGCGAGCGTGCCGAAGCGCTGCTCAAGCGCGTAGGTCTGGGGCACCGACTCAGCCATAAGCCGGCCGAGCTGTCCGGCGGCGAGCGCCAGCGCGTGGCGATTGCCCGCGCGCTGGTCAATCGACCTGGGCTGGTGATGCTCGATGAACCGACCGGCAACCTCGACCATCACACCGCACAAGGTATTCAGGAACTGATGCAGGAGCTGTCGAGCGCTTCGCGCACGGCCTTCCTGGTGGTGACCCATGACCTGAACCTGGCGCGGCAGATGGATCGCGTGCTGCGCCTGGAAGACGGTCACCTGGTACCGATCTGA
- a CDS encoding lipoprotein-releasing ABC transporter permease subunit produces the protein MFRPLFVFIGTRYTRAKRRNHFVSFISLTSMIGLALGVVVMIVVLSVMNGFDHEMRTRVLGMIPHATLESGEPIDNWPAVAERVKQNRQVLAVAPFTQMQGLLTHDGKVQKVLLNGVDPGLEKQVSIIDRFTLQGGLERLAPGEWGIMIGDKAAAKLGVGIGDKLTFVAPEVSVTPAGMFPRMKRFTVVGTFHVGAGEIDGYLGITNISDLSRLHRWKADQVQGLRLKFDDLFEAPRVAMDIADSLDQRFYSRDWTRTHGNLYQAIRMEKSMIGLLLLLIVAVAAFNIISTLVMVVNDKRGDIAILRTLGATPRQIMAIFMVQGTVIGVVGTLIGAVVGILAALNVSAAIAGIERLIGHKFLNADVYFIDYLPSQILAEDVWMICGAALALSFLATLYPAWRAARTQPAEALRYE, from the coding sequence ATGTTCAGACCTCTCTTCGTATTCATTGGTACGCGCTACACCCGTGCCAAGCGTCGCAACCATTTCGTCTCGTTCATTTCCCTGACCTCGATGATCGGCCTCGCCCTGGGCGTGGTGGTGATGATCGTGGTGCTCTCGGTGATGAACGGCTTCGACCACGAGATGCGCACCCGCGTGCTCGGCATGATCCCCCACGCCACCCTTGAATCGGGCGAACCGATCGATAACTGGCCAGCGGTGGCCGAGCGCGTCAAGCAGAACCGCCAAGTGCTGGCAGTGGCGCCGTTCACCCAAATGCAGGGCCTGCTGACCCACGACGGCAAGGTGCAGAAAGTGCTGCTCAACGGCGTCGATCCGGGCCTGGAAAAACAGGTGTCGATCATCGATCGCTTCACCTTGCAGGGCGGCCTGGAACGGCTGGCACCGGGCGAGTGGGGCATCATGATCGGCGACAAGGCTGCCGCCAAGCTGGGCGTGGGCATCGGTGACAAGCTGACCTTCGTCGCCCCCGAGGTCAGCGTCACGCCAGCCGGCATGTTCCCGCGCATGAAGCGCTTCACCGTGGTCGGCACTTTCCATGTTGGCGCCGGCGAGATCGACGGCTACCTGGGCATCACCAACATCAGTGACCTGTCGCGCCTGCACCGCTGGAAAGCCGATCAGGTGCAGGGCCTGCGCCTGAAATTCGACGACCTGTTCGAGGCGCCACGGGTGGCCATGGACATCGCCGACAGCCTCGACCAGCGCTTCTATTCACGTGACTGGACCCGCACCCACGGCAACCTCTACCAGGCCATTCGCATGGAGAAATCCATGATCGGCCTGCTGTTGCTGCTGATCGTCGCGGTGGCGGCGTTCAACATCATTTCTACCCTGGTGATGGTGGTCAACGACAAGCGCGGCGACATCGCCATCCTGCGTACGCTGGGCGCCACGCCGCGGCAGATCATGGCCATCTTCATGGTCCAGGGTACGGTCATCGGGGTGGTCGGCACGCTGATCGGCGCGGTGGTGGGCATTCTTGCAGCGCTCAACGTCAGCGCCGCGATCGCCGGCATCGAGCGCCTGATCGGGCACAAATTCCTCAATGCCGACGTGTACTTCATCGATTACCTGCCGTCGCAGATCCTCGCCGAAGACGTGTGGATGATCTGCGGTGCGGCGCTGGCCCTGAGTTTCCTCGCCACCCTGTATCCGGCCTGGCGTGCCGCGCGCACCCAGCCTGCAGAGGCGCTACGTTATGAGTGA
- a CDS encoding PilZ domain-containing protein: MTTPDEERRGYYRIEDRMALQITPLSAAELADSELTQGASALVALLSELHLADFESQHLLRQLSDKDRMLAAFLRAQNKRIDLLSAVVAQGMLEQLGPAQSVMLAEDGVDSRSAQPITPGTRVAVQMVLMPRAHGLVLRGRISACQQRAEGDYALSTEFTELTDAQRQLLARHILQRQQQQRRQALEQNDPTTP, translated from the coding sequence ATGACGACACCAGACGAAGAACGCCGGGGATACTACCGCATCGAAGATAGGATGGCACTGCAAATCACCCCGCTGAGCGCCGCCGAACTGGCCGACAGCGAGCTGACCCAAGGCGCCTCGGCGCTGGTGGCGTTGCTCAGTGAGCTGCACCTGGCCGACTTCGAAAGCCAGCACCTGCTGCGCCAGCTCAGCGACAAGGACCGCATGCTCGCTGCCTTTCTGCGCGCGCAGAACAAGCGCATCGACCTGCTCAGCGCGGTAGTGGCCCAAGGCATGCTCGAGCAGCTCGGCCCCGCGCAGAGCGTGATGCTGGCCGAAGACGGCGTCGATTCGCGGAGCGCGCAGCCGATCACCCCAGGCACCCGCGTTGCCGTGCAGATGGTGCTCATGCCCAGGGCCCATGGCCTGGTGCTGCGTGGGCGCATCAGCGCTTGCCAGCAACGTGCCGAAGGCGATTATGCGCTGAGCACCGAATTCACCGAACTCACCGATGCCCAGCGCCAGCTGCTGGCCCGGCACATTCTGCAGCGCCAGCAGCAGCAACGTCGCCAGGCCCTGGAACAGAACGACCCAACGACCCCGTGA
- a CDS encoding glycerophosphodiester phosphodiesterase has translation MTLIYGHRGAKGEAPENTLTSFRQCLSHGVTRCELDLHLSADNELMVIHDPTLKRTTGRRGKVVEHSAADLITYDARQGGPGWVQPCHIPTLKTLFEQCDFEHWQLEVKSASRTRAASTVLAIRELAQQFDLLDKVTITSSSREVLDAAQDLVPDVSRGLVAEYAWLDPLKVAHNYGCKLLALNWTLCTPERLSKAQAQGLHVSVWTVNEPALMHRLADFGVDSLITDFPGLARTTLGKD, from the coding sequence GTGACTCTCATCTACGGCCACCGCGGCGCCAAGGGCGAAGCCCCCGAAAACACCCTGACCAGCTTCCGCCAGTGCCTGTCCCATGGCGTGACCCGCTGCGAGCTGGACCTGCACCTGTCGGCCGACAACGAGCTGATGGTCATCCACGACCCGACCCTCAAGCGCACCACCGGCCGGCGCGGCAAGGTGGTCGAGCACAGCGCCGCCGATCTGATTACCTACGATGCCCGCCAGGGCGGCCCAGGCTGGGTCCAGCCTTGCCACATACCGACGCTGAAAACGCTGTTCGAGCAATGCGACTTCGAACACTGGCAGCTGGAAGTCAAAAGCGCATCGCGCACCCGGGCCGCCAGCACGGTGCTGGCGATTCGCGAACTGGCCCAGCAATTCGACCTGCTCGACAAGGTGACGATCACCTCCAGCTCACGGGAAGTGCTGGACGCGGCTCAGGATCTGGTGCCGGATGTGTCGCGCGGTCTGGTCGCCGAATACGCCTGGCTCGATCCGCTGAAAGTGGCGCACAACTACGGTTGCAAGTTGCTCGCATTGAACTGGACGCTGTGTACCCCCGAGCGCCTGAGCAAGGCCCAGGCGCAGGGGCTGCACGTGTCGGTGTGGACGGTCAACGAGCCGGCGCTGATGCACCGGCTGGCTGATTTTGGTGTCGACAGCCTGATTACAGACTTTCCCGGTTTGGCCAGGACCACCCTCGGCAAGGACTGA
- the sthA gene encoding Si-specific NAD(P)(+) transhydrogenase, with product MAVYNYDVVVLGSGPAGEGAAMNAAKAGRKVAMVDTRRQVGGNCTHLGTIPSKALRHSVRQIMQFNTNPMFRAIGEPRWFSFPDVLKSAEKVIAKQVASRTGYYARNRVDLFFGTGSFADEQTVQVVCPNGVVEQLVAKHIIIATGSRPYRPADIDFNHPRVYDSDTILSLSHTPRKLIVYGAGVIGCEYASIFSGLGVLVELVDNRGQLLSFLDSEISQALSYHFSNNNITVRHNEDYERVEGLDNGVILHLKSGKKIKADALLWCNGRTGNTDKLGLENIGIKVNSRGQIEVDENYRTDVANIYGAGDVIGWPSLASAAHDQGRSAAGSIVDNGSWRFVNDVPTGIYTIPEISSIGKNEQELTQAKVPYEVGKAFFKSMARAQIAGEPQGMLKILFHRETLEVLGVHCFGYQASEIVHIGQAVMSQPGEQNNLKYFVNTTFNYPTMAEAYRVAAYDGLNRLF from the coding sequence ATGGCTGTCTACAACTACGACGTGGTGGTACTGGGTTCCGGCCCTGCCGGAGAAGGCGCGGCGATGAACGCCGCCAAGGCCGGTCGCAAGGTGGCGATGGTCGACACTCGCCGCCAGGTCGGCGGCAACTGCACCCACCTGGGCACCATCCCGTCCAAGGCCCTGCGTCACTCGGTGCGGCAGATCATGCAGTTCAATACCAACCCGATGTTCCGGGCCATCGGTGAGCCGCGCTGGTTCTCCTTCCCCGACGTGCTCAAGAGCGCCGAGAAGGTCATCGCCAAGCAGGTCGCCTCGCGCACCGGTTACTACGCGCGCAACCGCGTCGACCTGTTCTTCGGCACCGGCAGCTTCGCCGACGAGCAGACCGTGCAAGTGGTGTGCCCTAACGGTGTGGTAGAGCAACTGGTGGCCAAGCACATCATCATTGCCACCGGTTCGAGGCCGTATCGTCCGGCCGACATCGACTTCAATCACCCGCGTGTGTACGACAGCGATACCATCCTCAGCCTCAGCCACACCCCGCGCAAACTGATCGTCTACGGTGCTGGGGTGATCGGCTGCGAATACGCCTCGATCTTCAGTGGCCTGGGCGTGCTGGTCGAGCTGGTGGACAACCGCGGGCAGTTGCTGAGCTTCCTCGACTCGGAAATTTCCCAGGCGCTGAGCTACCACTTCAGCAACAACAACATCACCGTCCGGCATAACGAAGACTACGAGCGCGTCGAAGGGCTGGACAACGGGGTGATCCTGCACCTGAAGTCGGGCAAGAAGATCAAGGCCGACGCCTTGCTCTGGTGCAACGGCCGCACCGGCAACACCGACAAGCTGGGCCTTGAGAACATCGGTATCAAGGTCAACAGCCGCGGCCAGATCGAAGTGGACGAGAACTACCGCACCGACGTCGCCAACATCTATGGCGCAGGCGATGTCATCGGCTGGCCGAGCCTGGCCAGTGCCGCCCACGACCAGGGCCGCTCGGCAGCAGGCAGCATCGTCGACAACGGCAGTTGGCGCTTCGTCAACGACGTGCCGACGGGCATCTACACCATTCCGGAGATCAGCTCGATCGGCAAGAACGAGCAGGAACTGACCCAGGCCAAGGTGCCCTATGAAGTGGGCAAGGCCTTCTTCAAGAGCATGGCCCGCGCGCAGATCGCCGGTGAGCCGCAGGGCATGCTGAAGATTCTGTTCCACCGCGAAACCCTGGAAGTGCTGGGCGTGCACTGCTTCGGCTACCAGGCCTCGGAGATCGTGCACATCGGCCAGGCGGTGATGAGCCAGCCCGGCGAGCAGAACAACCTCAAGTACTTCGTCAACACCACCTTCAACTACCCGACCATGGCCGAAGCGTATCGAGTAGCGGCCTACGACGGCCTGAACCGGCTTTTTTGA
- a CDS encoding glyceraldehyde-3-phosphate dehydrogenase, with protein sequence MWKVPVTQKPDQCLGEWIDREALAEAMIPLIGQLYRNNNVVSSIYGRSLINRSVISILKAHRFARHRQTDETELSVHETFPLLKAMSELKLGAASVDLGKLANKFKLEGNGRSAEDFVRQELADVVGKQGSGERKGTDVVLYGFGRIGRLLARILIEKTGGGDGLRLRAIVVRKGSENDLVKRASLLRRDSVHGPFDGTIVIDEANNTITANGNLIQVIYAKNPSEVDYTQYGINNALIVDNTGVWRDADGLGQHLACPGAGRVILTAPGKGALKNVVHGINHGDITADDKIVSAASCTTNAIVPVLKAVNDKYGIINGHVETVHSFTNDQNLIDNFHKGSRRGRAATLNMVITETGAATAAAKALPVLKGKLTGNAIRVPTPNVSMAILNLNLEKPTSREEINEYLRQTAMHSDLHKQIDYVSSQEVVSTDFVGSRHAGVVDAEATIANDNRVVLYVWYDNEFGYSCQVVRVMEDMAGVNPPAFPR encoded by the coding sequence ATGTGGAAGGTTCCCGTGACTCAGAAGCCCGACCAGTGTCTTGGTGAGTGGATCGATCGTGAAGCGCTTGCCGAAGCGATGATTCCGCTGATTGGTCAGCTCTACCGCAATAACAACGTGGTGAGCTCGATCTATGGCCGCAGCCTGATCAACCGTTCGGTGATCTCGATCCTCAAGGCGCACCGCTTTGCGCGTCATCGTCAGACCGACGAAACCGAGCTGTCCGTGCACGAGACGTTCCCGCTGCTCAAGGCCATGAGCGAGCTGAAACTGGGCGCCGCTTCGGTCGACCTGGGCAAACTGGCCAACAAGTTCAAGCTCGAAGGCAATGGCCGTAGCGCCGAAGACTTCGTTCGCCAAGAGCTGGCCGATGTGGTGGGCAAGCAAGGCAGCGGCGAGCGCAAGGGCACCGACGTGGTGCTGTACGGCTTTGGCCGTATCGGCCGCCTGCTGGCGCGCATCCTGATCGAGAAAACCGGTGGCGGTGACGGCCTGCGCCTGCGCGCCATCGTCGTGCGCAAGGGTTCGGAAAACGACCTGGTCAAGCGCGCCAGCCTGCTGCGCCGCGACTCGGTGCATGGCCCGTTCGACGGCACCATCGTCATCGACGAAGCCAACAACACCATCACCGCCAACGGCAACCTGATTCAGGTCATCTACGCCAAGAACCCCAGTGAAGTCGACTACACCCAGTACGGCATCAACAATGCCCTGATCGTCGACAACACCGGCGTCTGGCGCGACGCCGACGGTCTCGGCCAGCACCTGGCCTGCCCAGGCGCAGGCCGCGTGATCCTCACCGCCCCGGGCAAGGGCGCGCTGAAGAACGTCGTGCACGGCATCAACCACGGTGACATCACCGCCGACGACAAGATCGTCTCTGCCGCTTCCTGCACCACCAACGCCATTGTGCCGGTGCTCAAGGCGGTCAACGACAAGTACGGCATCATCAACGGTCACGTCGAAACCGTTCACTCGTTCACCAACGACCAGAACCTGATCGACAACTTCCACAAGGGCAGCCGCCGTGGCCGCGCCGCGACGCTGAACATGGTCATCACCGAGACCGGCGCCGCCACCGCTGCCGCCAAGGCACTGCCAGTGCTCAAGGGCAAGCTGACCGGCAACGCCATTCGCGTGCCGACGCCGAACGTGTCCATGGCCATCCTCAACCTGAACCTGGAAAAGCCGACCTCCCGCGAGGAGATCAACGAGTACCTGCGTCAGACCGCCATGCACTCCGACCTGCACAAGCAGATCGACTACGTCAGCTCCCAGGAAGTGGTCTCCACCGACTTCGTCGGCTCGCGCCACGCTGGCGTGGTGGATGCCGAGGCGACCATCGCCAACGACAACCGCGTCGTGCTGTACGTCTGGTACGACAACGAATTTGGCTACAGCTGCCAGGTCGTACGGGTGATGGAAGACATGGCCGGGGTCAACCCGCCGGCATTCCCGCGCTGA
- a CDS encoding CsiV family protein: MRAIRCLSLLLALAAPLASADGLYQVEMMLIRQNAVPAQASAPAPAHWREGATPLAADAERPGRLNGELERLQGNPEYSVLLHKSWEQSLGAQPSLIALSGGESSYGRFPIEGTLSLAEGRFIAAQARFWVNQLDGNGRVIESEQFRQSNANVKRAQLNFLDGGHLALLLKVTPVGGRQPAPVDTDLLEQ, encoded by the coding sequence ATGCGTGCCATTCGTTGCCTGAGCCTGCTGCTGGCCCTCGCTGCCCCCCTCGCCAGCGCTGACGGCCTGTATCAGGTCGAGATGATGTTGATCAGGCAGAATGCCGTGCCCGCCCAGGCCAGCGCCCCCGCCCCCGCCCACTGGCGTGAGGGCGCCACGCCGCTTGCGGCCGACGCCGAGCGCCCAGGCCGGCTCAACGGCGAGCTCGAGCGCCTGCAAGGCAATCCTGAGTACAGCGTGCTGCTGCATAAGTCGTGGGAGCAATCGCTTGGCGCGCAGCCGAGCCTGATCGCCCTCAGTGGCGGCGAATCGAGCTATGGCCGCTTCCCCATCGAAGGCACGCTGAGCCTTGCCGAAGGTCGCTTCATCGCGGCCCAGGCGCGCTTCTGGGTCAACCAGCTCGACGGCAATGGGCGGGTGATCGAAAGCGAACAGTTCCGCCAGAGCAACGCCAACGTCAAACGCGCCCAGCTCAACTTCCTCGACGGTGGTCATCTGGCGCTGCTGCTCAAGGTCACCCCCGTCGGCGGTCGGCAACCGGCGCCGGTCGATACTGACCTGCTGGAGCAGTGA
- a CDS encoding DEAD/DEAH box helicase, which produces MAEPRALTLLRHSDTWTEQFDPRTLKRGAEYARQGRSRLIKIDDLSIIARCEGSGAEFYQQSINLIAQPTGLRLICRCSCPVQGNCKHSAAALYTLQAQAQASAGDDPSQQLPPELNSWMTGLENPTSSDAARPDSKGRALYYQVGMDDPQCYLQVHKGVLDSAGELELTPVKSLPELVYYPPRYVSDGDKRLLRLLESHRPHGTLQSRIALHGAEGAEILEYALATGRLLWAPQLPALTPGPARSAAFRWLRSDSGHYRGAWFEGDSALEQVLPLAPLFYLDSQQRLLGKLEHELDPFIATQLSQAPSVPEHLIVPLSHRLNALNRQVPTPTQVRSERLDDVQPVPHLTLGSIEFSAYATKTGRMQRQMQHRAALSFDYLGVRASGSSDKPLTRLQDAVSQRIERQPKAENAARKELRDLGFKPATRQSKALPDSAGEMLQLPDDEAWLKVSREALPRLREAGWVIDVQRDFSFNLHSVEDWYADIDEASGREWFDLELGIVVDGQRHSLLPIVLQLLRSNPELLRQGELARRGDDDHLLVDLNQHRPEGPAMRVALPYGRLRTLMATLGDLFHGDDPGNGQIRLDRADAARLNQLDALPLKWQGGEALRTLGQRLRDARELEVAPPERLMASLRPYQQQGLNWLQALRELGVGGVLGDDMGLGKTLQTLAHLLLEKQAGRLQRPALVVLPTSLVPNWIDEAQRFAPDLRVLSLHGPGRSKYFAQLAEYDLVLTTYALVPRDLEHLRGQPWHVLVLDEAQNIKSSTSKAASALRELQAQQRVCLSGTPVENNLGELWSLFHFLMPGWLGDQKAFNRDYRTPIERHGDTERMAHLARRIRPFLLRRTKEDVARDLPPKTEMIHWVELSDAQRDTYEAVRVAMDEKVRDEIARNGAARSQIVILDALLKLRQVCCDLRLVKSSQLKPAQHETGKLGSLLQMLDELLSEGRRILLFSQFTSMLALIEQALVKRGIRYSLLTGDTRDRRAPVTAFQNGDSEVFLISLKAGGTGLNLTAADTVIHYDPWWNPASENQATDRAYRIGQDKPVFVFKLITRGTVEEKIQQLQQDKAALAAGLLGDEQAGQWRMSDDDIEALFAPLPPRRAR; this is translated from the coding sequence GTGGCCGAGCCGCGCGCCCTGACCCTGCTTCGTCACTCCGACACCTGGACCGAGCAGTTCGATCCACGGACCTTGAAGCGCGGCGCCGAGTACGCTCGCCAGGGCCGATCGAGGCTCATCAAGATCGACGATCTGTCGATCATCGCCCGCTGCGAAGGCTCGGGGGCCGAGTTCTACCAGCAGTCCATCAACCTCATCGCCCAGCCGACTGGCCTGCGGTTGATCTGCCGGTGCAGTTGCCCGGTGCAAGGCAACTGCAAGCACAGTGCTGCGGCACTGTACACCTTGCAGGCGCAGGCCCAGGCCAGTGCCGGCGATGATCCGTCGCAGCAACTGCCGCCGGAGCTCAACTCCTGGATGACCGGCCTGGAGAACCCGACCAGCAGCGATGCCGCCAGACCCGACAGCAAGGGACGGGCGCTGTATTACCAGGTCGGGATGGATGATCCTCAGTGCTACCTGCAGGTGCACAAAGGTGTGCTCGACAGCGCCGGCGAGCTGGAGCTGACCCCGGTCAAGTCGCTGCCCGAACTGGTCTACTACCCACCGCGTTATGTGAGCGACGGCGATAAACGCCTGCTGCGCCTGCTGGAAAGCCACCGCCCACATGGCACATTGCAGTCAAGGATTGCCCTGCATGGCGCCGAAGGCGCGGAAATCCTCGAATACGCCTTGGCAACCGGGCGCCTGTTGTGGGCACCGCAGTTGCCAGCCTTGACCCCAGGCCCCGCGCGCAGCGCAGCGTTTCGCTGGTTGCGCAGTGACAGCGGTCACTACCGGGGCGCCTGGTTCGAGGGTGACAGCGCGCTCGAACAGGTGTTACCGCTGGCGCCCTTGTTCTACCTCGACAGCCAACAGCGCCTGCTGGGCAAGCTTGAGCACGAGCTCGACCCCTTCATCGCTACGCAGTTGTCCCAGGCGCCGAGCGTGCCCGAGCATTTGATCGTGCCGCTGAGCCATCGCCTCAACGCGCTCAATCGTCAGGTGCCGACCCCTACCCAGGTACGCAGTGAGCGCCTCGATGACGTGCAGCCGGTACCGCACCTGACCTTGGGCAGCATCGAGTTCAGCGCCTACGCCACCAAGACCGGACGCATGCAGCGGCAGATGCAGCACCGCGCAGCGCTGTCGTTCGACTACCTGGGCGTGCGCGCCAGCGGCAGTAGCGACAAACCGCTGACCCGCCTGCAGGATGCCGTCAGCCAGCGCATCGAGCGCCAGCCGAAGGCGGAAAACGCTGCGCGCAAGGAGCTGCGAGACCTTGGCTTCAAACCTGCCACACGCCAGAGCAAGGCGCTGCCCGACAGCGCTGGTGAGATGCTGCAACTGCCTGACGATGAAGCCTGGCTGAAGGTGTCCCGCGAGGCGTTGCCACGCCTGCGCGAAGCGGGATGGGTGATCGACGTGCAGCGCGACTTCTCGTTCAACCTACACAGCGTCGAGGACTGGTATGCCGACATCGACGAAGCCTCGGGCCGCGAATGGTTCGACCTGGAGCTAGGCATCGTCGTCGATGGCCAACGCCATAGCCTGCTGCCCATCGTCCTGCAACTGCTGCGCAGCAACCCGGAACTGCTGCGCCAGGGCGAACTGGCACGGCGTGGCGACGATGATCACCTGCTGGTCGATCTCAACCAGCATCGCCCGGAAGGCCCGGCCATGCGTGTCGCCCTGCCCTACGGTCGCCTGCGCACGCTGATGGCGACCTTGGGCGATCTGTTCCACGGCGACGATCCCGGCAATGGGCAGATCCGCCTGGATCGCGCTGACGCCGCGCGCCTCAACCAGCTCGACGCGCTGCCGCTGAAATGGCAAGGCGGCGAAGCGCTGCGCACCCTTGGCCAGCGCCTGCGTGATGCGCGCGAACTGGAAGTAGCGCCCCCTGAGCGACTCATGGCCAGCCTGCGACCTTACCAGCAGCAGGGCCTGAACTGGCTGCAGGCGCTGCGTGAGCTAGGTGTGGGCGGCGTGCTGGGCGATGACATGGGCCTGGGCAAGACCTTGCAGACTCTGGCCCATCTGCTTCTGGAGAAGCAGGCCGGGCGCCTGCAGCGACCCGCCCTGGTCGTGCTGCCCACCAGCCTGGTGCCGAACTGGATCGACGAAGCGCAGCGCTTCGCCCCCGACCTGCGCGTGCTCAGCCTGCACGGCCCAGGCCGCAGCAAGTATTTCGCACAGCTTGCCGAGTACGACCTGGTGCTCACCACCTACGCCCTGGTACCACGCGACCTCGAACACCTGCGCGGGCAACCCTGGCATGTGCTGGTGCTCGACGAAGCGCAGAACATCAAGAGCAGCACCAGCAAGGCCGCCAGTGCGCTGCGAGAATTGCAGGCCCAGCAGCGTGTCTGCCTGAGCGGTACACCGGTGGAGAACAACCTGGGCGAGCTGTGGTCGCTGTTCCACTTCCTCATGCCAGGGTGGCTCGGCGATCAGAAAGCTTTCAACCGCGACTACCGTACACCCATCGAGCGCCACGGCGACACTGAGCGCATGGCCCACCTGGCCCGGCGCATCAGGCCGTTTTTGTTGCGCCGTACCAAGGAAGACGTCGCCCGCGACCTGCCGCCCAAGACCGAGATGATTCACTGGGTCGAGCTCAGCGATGCCCAGCGCGATACCTATGAAGCGGTGCGCGTGGCGATGGACGAGAAAGTGCGTGACGAGATCGCCCGCAACGGTGCGGCGCGCAGCCAGATCGTCATTCTCGATGCGCTGCTCAAGCTGCGCCAGGTGTGCTGCGACCTGCGCCTGGTCAAGAGCAGCCAACTGAAGCCCGCCCAGCACGAGACCGGCAAGCTCGGCAGCCTGCTGCAGATGCTCGACGAGCTGCTGAGTGAAGGACGGCGAATCTTGCTGTTCTCGCAGTTCACCTCGATGCTGGCACTGATCGAGCAGGCGCTGGTCAAGCGTGGTATTCGCTACAGCCTGCTCACAGGCGACACCCGCGACCGCCGCGCGCCGGTGACGGCCTTCCAGAACGGCGACAGCGAAGTGTTCCTGATCAGCCTCAAGGCTGGGGGCACTGGACTGAACCTGACCGCCGCCGACACGGTGATCCACTACGACCCCTGGTGGAACCCGGCCAGCGAAAACCAGGCCACCGACCGCGCCTACCGCATCGGCCAGGACAAGCCCGTGTTCGTCTTCAAGCTGATCACCCGCGGCACGGTGGAGGAAAAGATTCAGCAACTGCAGCAAGACAAGGCCGCGCTGGCCGCAGGCCTGCTGGGTGACGAGCAGGCCGGGCAATGGCGTATGAGCGACGACGATATCGAGGCGCTGTTCGCACCGCTACCGCCGCGGCGCGCGCGGTAG